The following are from one region of the Bos mutus isolate GX-2022 chromosome 18, NWIPB_WYAK_1.1, whole genome shotgun sequence genome:
- the POU2F2 gene encoding POU domain, class 2, transcription factor 2 isoform X4 gives MTQLFPQPCGAGSMVHSSMGAPEIRMSKPLEAEKQGLDSPSEHPDTERNGPDTNHQNPQNKTSPFSVSPTGPSTKIKAEDPSGDSAPAAPPPPQPAQPHLPQAQLMLTGSQLAGDIQQLLQLQQLVLVPGHHLQPPAQFLLPQAQQSQPGLLPTPNLFQLPQQTQGALLTSQPRAGLPTQPPKCLEPPSHPEEPSDLEELEQFARTFKQRRIKLGFTQGDVGLAMGKLYGNDFSQTTISRFEALNLSFKNMCKLKPLLEKWLNDAETMSVDSSLPSPNQLSSPSLGFDGLPGRRRKKRTSIETNVRFALEKSFLANQKPTSEEILLIAEQLHMEKEVIRVWFCNRRQKEKRINPCSAAPMLPSPGKPASYSPHLVTPQGGAGTLPLSQASSSLSTTVTTLSSAVGTLHPSRTAGGGGAGGGAAPPLNSIPSVTPPPPATTNSTNPSPQGSHSAIGLSGLSPSTGSTMVGLSSGLSPALMSNNPLATIQALASGGTLPLTSLDSSGNLVLGAAGAAPGSPGLVTSPLFLNHAGLPLLSAPPGVGLVSAAAAAVAASISSKSPGLSSSSSSSSSSSSSTCSETAAQTPGGPGGPEVGSKPE, from the exons AAATAAGAATGTCTAAGCCCCTGGAGGCCGAGAAGCAAGGTCTGGACTCCCCGTCAGAGCACCCAG ACACTGAAAGAAATGGACCAGACACTAACCATCAG AACCCCCAGAATAAGACCTCCCCGTTCTCGGTGTCCCCGACTGGCCCCAGCACCAAG ATCAAGGCTGAAGACCCCAGCGGCGACTCAGCCCCAGCAGCACCCCCGCCCCCGCAGCCGGCTCAGCCACACCTGCCCCAGGCCCAACTCATGTTGACTGGCAGCCAGCTAGCCGGG GACATCCAGCAGctcctccagctccagcagcTGGTGCTTGTGCCAGGCCACCACCTCCAGCCACCTGCTCAGTTCCTGCTGCCGCAGGCCCAGCAGAGTCAGCCAG GCCTGCTACCGACGCCAAATCTATTCCAGCTACCTCAGCAAACCCAGGGAGCTCTTCTGACCTCCCAGCCCCGGGCAGGGCTGCCCACACAG CCCCCCAAATGCTTGGAGCCACCATCCCATCCCGAGGAGCCCAGTGATCTGGAGGAGCTGGAGCAGTTCGCTCGCACCTTCAAGCAACGCCGCATCAAGCTGGGTTTCACACAG GGTGACGTGGGCCTGGCCATGGGCAAGCTCTATGGCAACGACTTCAGCCAGACGACCATTTCCCGCTTCGAGGCCCTCAACCTGAGCTTCAAGAACATGTGCAAACTCAAGCCCCTCCTGGAGAAGTGGCTCAATGACGCAG AGACTATGTCTGTGGACTCAAGCCTGCCCAGCCCCAACCAGCTGAGCAGCCCCAGCCTGGGTTTCGATGGGCTCCCCGGCCGGAGACGCAAGAAGAGGACCAGCATCGAGACAAACGTCCGCTTCGCCTTAGAGAAGAGTTTTCTAGCG AACCAGAAGCCTACCTCAGAGGAGATCCTGCTGATCGCAGAGCAGCTGCACATGGAGAAGGAAGTAATCCGCGTCTGGTTCTGCAACCGGCGCCAGAAGGAGAAACGCATCAACCCCTGCAGCGCGGCCCCCATGCTGCCCAGCCCGGGCAAGCCGGCCAGCTACAGCCCCCACCTG gtcACACCACAAGGGGGCGCCGGGACCCTGCCGTTGTCCCAAGCTTCCAGCAGTCTGAGCACAACAG TTACTACCTTATCCTCAGCTGTGGGGACACTCCACCCCAGCCGGACAGCTGGAGGGggtggggccgggggcggggccgcgccCCCCCTCAATTCCATCCCCTCtgtcacccccccacccccggccaccACCAACAGCACAAATCCCAGCCCTCAAGGCAGCCACTCGGCCATCGGTTTGTCGGGCCTGAGCCCCAGCACGGG AAGCACAATGGTGGGGTTGAGCTCCGGGCTGAGTCCAGCCCTCATGAGCAACAACCCTTTGGCCACTATCCAAG ccctggccTCTGGTGGAACCCTGCCCCTTACCAGCCTTGACAGCAGCGGGAACCTGGTGCTGGGGGCGGCTGGCGCAGCCCCAGGGAGCCCGGGCCTGGTGACCTCACCACTCTTCTTGAACCACGCTGGGCTGCCCCTGCTCAGCGCCCCGCCTGGCGTGGGCCTGGTCTCAGCAGCCGCTGCAGCCGTGGCGGCCTCCATCTCCAGCAAGTCTCCTGGCCtctcctcgtcctcctcctcgtcctcctcctcgtcctcctctACCTGCAGTGAGACGGCAGCACAGACCCCTGGAGGCCCAGGGGGACCCGAGGTAGGGTCCAAGCCCGAGTGA
- the POU2F2 gene encoding POU domain, class 2, transcription factor 2 isoform X3 produces the protein MTQLFPQPCGAGSMVHSSMGAPEIRMSKPLEAEKQGLDSPSEHPDTERNGPDTNHQNPQNKTSPFSVSPTGPSTKIKAEDPSGDSAPAAPPPPQPAQPHLPQAQLMLTGSQLAGLTALMPAQQQLLLQQAQAQLLAAAVQQSSAVAAAAASTSSSSSSSSSSASSSTSQAPASSSSGGGDLPPPQSASQPPGTPQLTLSQPIQLTAQDIQQLLQLQQLVLVPGHHLQPPAQFLLPQAQQSQPGLLPTPNLFQLPQQTQGALLTSQPRAGLPTQPPKCLEPPSHPEEPSDLEELEQFARTFKQRRIKLGFTQGDVGLAMGKLYGNDFSQTTISRFEALNLSFKNMCKLKPLLEKWLNDAETMSVDSSLPSPNQLSSPSLGFDGLPGRRRKKRTSIETNVRFALEKSFLANQKPTSEEILLIAEQLHMEKEVIRVWFCNRRQKEKRINPCSAAPMLPSPGKPASYSPHLVTPQGGAGTLPLSQASSSLSTTVTTLSSAVGTLHPSRTAGGGGAGGGAAPPLNSIPSVTPPPPATTNSTNPSPQGSHSAIGLSGLSPSTGSTMVGLSSGLSPALMSNNPLATIQALASGGTLPLTSLDSSGNLVLGAAGAAPGSPGLVTSPLFLNHAGLPLLSAPPGVGLVSAAAAAVAASISSKSPGLSSSSSSSSSSSSSTCSETAAQTPGGPGGPEVGSKPE, from the exons AAATAAGAATGTCTAAGCCCCTGGAGGCCGAGAAGCAAGGTCTGGACTCCCCGTCAGAGCACCCAG ACACTGAAAGAAATGGACCAGACACTAACCATCAG AACCCCCAGAATAAGACCTCCCCGTTCTCGGTGTCCCCGACTGGCCCCAGCACCAAG ATCAAGGCTGAAGACCCCAGCGGCGACTCAGCCCCAGCAGCACCCCCGCCCCCGCAGCCGGCTCAGCCACACCTGCCCCAGGCCCAACTCATGTTGACTGGCAGCCAGCTAGCCGGG cTCACGGCGCTGATGCCGGCTCAGCAGCAGCTCCTCCTGCAGCAAGCGCAGGCCCAGCTCCTGGCCGCCGCCGTGCAGCAGTCCAGcgccgtcgccgccgccgccgcctccacctcctcttcttcttcctcctcctcctcctccgcctcctcctcgACCTCGCaggccccagcctcctcctcctccggggGAGGCGACCTGCCACCACCACAGTCTGCCAGCCAGCCCCCGGGGACCCCACAGCTTACCCTGTCCCAGCCCATCCAGCTCACAGCACAG GACATCCAGCAGctcctccagctccagcagcTGGTGCTTGTGCCAGGCCACCACCTCCAGCCACCTGCTCAGTTCCTGCTGCCGCAGGCCCAGCAGAGTCAGCCAG GCCTGCTACCGACGCCAAATCTATTCCAGCTACCTCAGCAAACCCAGGGAGCTCTTCTGACCTCCCAGCCCCGGGCAGGGCTGCCCACACAG CCCCCCAAATGCTTGGAGCCACCATCCCATCCCGAGGAGCCCAGTGATCTGGAGGAGCTGGAGCAGTTCGCTCGCACCTTCAAGCAACGCCGCATCAAGCTGGGTTTCACACAG GGTGACGTGGGCCTGGCCATGGGCAAGCTCTATGGCAACGACTTCAGCCAGACGACCATTTCCCGCTTCGAGGCCCTCAACCTGAGCTTCAAGAACATGTGCAAACTCAAGCCCCTCCTGGAGAAGTGGCTCAATGACGCAG AGACTATGTCTGTGGACTCAAGCCTGCCCAGCCCCAACCAGCTGAGCAGCCCCAGCCTGGGTTTCGATGGGCTCCCCGGCCGGAGACGCAAGAAGAGGACCAGCATCGAGACAAACGTCCGCTTCGCCTTAGAGAAGAGTTTTCTAGCG AACCAGAAGCCTACCTCAGAGGAGATCCTGCTGATCGCAGAGCAGCTGCACATGGAGAAGGAAGTAATCCGCGTCTGGTTCTGCAACCGGCGCCAGAAGGAGAAACGCATCAACCCCTGCAGCGCGGCCCCCATGCTGCCCAGCCCGGGCAAGCCGGCCAGCTACAGCCCCCACCTG gtcACACCACAAGGGGGCGCCGGGACCCTGCCGTTGTCCCAAGCTTCCAGCAGTCTGAGCACAACAG TTACTACCTTATCCTCAGCTGTGGGGACACTCCACCCCAGCCGGACAGCTGGAGGGggtggggccgggggcggggccgcgccCCCCCTCAATTCCATCCCCTCtgtcacccccccacccccggccaccACCAACAGCACAAATCCCAGCCCTCAAGGCAGCCACTCGGCCATCGGTTTGTCGGGCCTGAGCCCCAGCACGGG AAGCACAATGGTGGGGTTGAGCTCCGGGCTGAGTCCAGCCCTCATGAGCAACAACCCTTTGGCCACTATCCAAG ccctggccTCTGGTGGAACCCTGCCCCTTACCAGCCTTGACAGCAGCGGGAACCTGGTGCTGGGGGCGGCTGGCGCAGCCCCAGGGAGCCCGGGCCTGGTGACCTCACCACTCTTCTTGAACCACGCTGGGCTGCCCCTGCTCAGCGCCCCGCCTGGCGTGGGCCTGGTCTCAGCAGCCGCTGCAGCCGTGGCGGCCTCCATCTCCAGCAAGTCTCCTGGCCtctcctcgtcctcctcctcgtcctcctcctcgtcctcctctACCTGCAGTGAGACGGCAGCACAGACCCCTGGAGGCCCAGGGGGACCCGAGGTAGGGTCCAAGCCCGAGTGA
- the POU2F2 gene encoding POU domain, class 2, transcription factor 2 isoform X2 has translation MTQLFPQPCGAGSMVHSSMGAPEIRMSKPLEAEKQGLDSPSEHPDTERNGPDTNHQNPQNKTSPFSVSPTGPSTKIKAEDPSGDSAPAAPPPPQPAQPHLPQAQLMLTGSQLAGDIQQLLQLQQLVLVPGHHLQPPAQFLLPQAQQSQPGLLPTPNLFQLPQQTQGALLTSQPRAGLPTQPPKCLEPPSHPEEPSDLEELEQFARTFKQRRIKLGFTQGDVGLAMGKLYGNDFSQTTISRFEALNLSFKNMCKLKPLLEKWLNDAETMSVDSSLPSPNQLSSPSLGFDGLPGRRRKKRTSIETNVRFALEKSFLANQKPTSEEILLIAEQLHMEKEVIRVWFCNRRQKEKRINPCSAAPMLPSPGKPASYSPHLVTPQGGAGTLPLSQASSSLSTTVTTLSSAVGTLHPSRTAGGGGAGGGAAPPLNSIPSVTPPPPATTNSTNPSPQGSHSAIGLSGLSPSTGPGLWWNPAPYQP, from the exons AAATAAGAATGTCTAAGCCCCTGGAGGCCGAGAAGCAAGGTCTGGACTCCCCGTCAGAGCACCCAG ACACTGAAAGAAATGGACCAGACACTAACCATCAG AACCCCCAGAATAAGACCTCCCCGTTCTCGGTGTCCCCGACTGGCCCCAGCACCAAG ATCAAGGCTGAAGACCCCAGCGGCGACTCAGCCCCAGCAGCACCCCCGCCCCCGCAGCCGGCTCAGCCACACCTGCCCCAGGCCCAACTCATGTTGACTGGCAGCCAGCTAGCCGGG GACATCCAGCAGctcctccagctccagcagcTGGTGCTTGTGCCAGGCCACCACCTCCAGCCACCTGCTCAGTTCCTGCTGCCGCAGGCCCAGCAGAGTCAGCCAG GCCTGCTACCGACGCCAAATCTATTCCAGCTACCTCAGCAAACCCAGGGAGCTCTTCTGACCTCCCAGCCCCGGGCAGGGCTGCCCACACAG CCCCCCAAATGCTTGGAGCCACCATCCCATCCCGAGGAGCCCAGTGATCTGGAGGAGCTGGAGCAGTTCGCTCGCACCTTCAAGCAACGCCGCATCAAGCTGGGTTTCACACAG GGTGACGTGGGCCTGGCCATGGGCAAGCTCTATGGCAACGACTTCAGCCAGACGACCATTTCCCGCTTCGAGGCCCTCAACCTGAGCTTCAAGAACATGTGCAAACTCAAGCCCCTCCTGGAGAAGTGGCTCAATGACGCAG AGACTATGTCTGTGGACTCAAGCCTGCCCAGCCCCAACCAGCTGAGCAGCCCCAGCCTGGGTTTCGATGGGCTCCCCGGCCGGAGACGCAAGAAGAGGACCAGCATCGAGACAAACGTCCGCTTCGCCTTAGAGAAGAGTTTTCTAGCG AACCAGAAGCCTACCTCAGAGGAGATCCTGCTGATCGCAGAGCAGCTGCACATGGAGAAGGAAGTAATCCGCGTCTGGTTCTGCAACCGGCGCCAGAAGGAGAAACGCATCAACCCCTGCAGCGCGGCCCCCATGCTGCCCAGCCCGGGCAAGCCGGCCAGCTACAGCCCCCACCTG gtcACACCACAAGGGGGCGCCGGGACCCTGCCGTTGTCCCAAGCTTCCAGCAGTCTGAGCACAACAG TTACTACCTTATCCTCAGCTGTGGGGACACTCCACCCCAGCCGGACAGCTGGAGGGggtggggccgggggcggggccgcgccCCCCCTCAATTCCATCCCCTCtgtcacccccccacccccggccaccACCAACAGCACAAATCCCAGCCCTCAAGGCAGCCACTCGGCCATCGGTTTGTCGGGCCTGAGCCCCAGCACGGG ccctggccTCTGGTGGAACCCTGCCCCTTACCAGCCTTGA
- the POU2F2 gene encoding POU domain, class 2, transcription factor 2 isoform X1 translates to MTQLFPQPCGAGSMVHSSMGAPEIRMSKPLEAEKQGLDSPSEHPDTERNGPDTNHQNPQNKTSPFSVSPTGPSTKIKAEDPSGDSAPAAPPPPQPAQPHLPQAQLMLTGSQLAGDIQQLLQLQQLVLVPGHHLQPPAQFLLPQAQQSQPGLLPTPNLFQLPQQTQGALLTSQPRAGLPTQAVTRPTLPDPHLSHPQPPKCLEPPSHPEEPSDLEELEQFARTFKQRRIKLGFTQGDVGLAMGKLYGNDFSQTTISRFEALNLSFKNMCKLKPLLEKWLNDAETMSVDSSLPSPNQLSSPSLGFDGLPGRRRKKRTSIETNVRFALEKSFLANQKPTSEEILLIAEQLHMEKEVIRVWFCNRRQKEKRINPCSAAPMLPSPGKPASYSPHLVTPQGGAGTLPLSQASSSLSTTVTTLSSAVGTLHPSRTAGGGGAGGGAAPPLNSIPSVTPPPPATTNSTNPSPQGSHSAIGLSGLSPSTGPGLWWNPAPYQP, encoded by the exons AAATAAGAATGTCTAAGCCCCTGGAGGCCGAGAAGCAAGGTCTGGACTCCCCGTCAGAGCACCCAG ACACTGAAAGAAATGGACCAGACACTAACCATCAG AACCCCCAGAATAAGACCTCCCCGTTCTCGGTGTCCCCGACTGGCCCCAGCACCAAG ATCAAGGCTGAAGACCCCAGCGGCGACTCAGCCCCAGCAGCACCCCCGCCCCCGCAGCCGGCTCAGCCACACCTGCCCCAGGCCCAACTCATGTTGACTGGCAGCCAGCTAGCCGGG GACATCCAGCAGctcctccagctccagcagcTGGTGCTTGTGCCAGGCCACCACCTCCAGCCACCTGCTCAGTTCCTGCTGCCGCAGGCCCAGCAGAGTCAGCCAG GCCTGCTACCGACGCCAAATCTATTCCAGCTACCTCAGCAAACCCAGGGAGCTCTTCTGACCTCCCAGCCCCGGGCAGGGCTGCCCACACAG GCCGTGACCCGCCCCACGCTGCCCGATCCGCACCTCTCACACCCGCAGCCCCCCAAATGCTTGGAGCCACCATCCCATCCCGAGGAGCCCAGTGATCTGGAGGAGCTGGAGCAGTTCGCTCGCACCTTCAAGCAACGCCGCATCAAGCTGGGTTTCACACAG GGTGACGTGGGCCTGGCCATGGGCAAGCTCTATGGCAACGACTTCAGCCAGACGACCATTTCCCGCTTCGAGGCCCTCAACCTGAGCTTCAAGAACATGTGCAAACTCAAGCCCCTCCTGGAGAAGTGGCTCAATGACGCAG AGACTATGTCTGTGGACTCAAGCCTGCCCAGCCCCAACCAGCTGAGCAGCCCCAGCCTGGGTTTCGATGGGCTCCCCGGCCGGAGACGCAAGAAGAGGACCAGCATCGAGACAAACGTCCGCTTCGCCTTAGAGAAGAGTTTTCTAGCG AACCAGAAGCCTACCTCAGAGGAGATCCTGCTGATCGCAGAGCAGCTGCACATGGAGAAGGAAGTAATCCGCGTCTGGTTCTGCAACCGGCGCCAGAAGGAGAAACGCATCAACCCCTGCAGCGCGGCCCCCATGCTGCCCAGCCCGGGCAAGCCGGCCAGCTACAGCCCCCACCTG gtcACACCACAAGGGGGCGCCGGGACCCTGCCGTTGTCCCAAGCTTCCAGCAGTCTGAGCACAACAG TTACTACCTTATCCTCAGCTGTGGGGACACTCCACCCCAGCCGGACAGCTGGAGGGggtggggccgggggcggggccgcgccCCCCCTCAATTCCATCCCCTCtgtcacccccccacccccggccaccACCAACAGCACAAATCCCAGCCCTCAAGGCAGCCACTCGGCCATCGGTTTGTCGGGCCTGAGCCCCAGCACGGG ccctggccTCTGGTGGAACCCTGCCCCTTACCAGCCTTGA
- the POU2F2 gene encoding POU domain, class 2, transcription factor 2 isoform X6 — MTQLFPQPCGAGSMVHSSMGAPEIRMSKPLEAEKQGLDSPSEHPDTERNGPDTNHQNPQNKTSPFSVSPTGPSTKIKAEDPSGDSAPAAPPPPQPAQPHLPQAQLMLTGSQLAGLTALMPAQQQLLLQQAQAQLLAAAVQQSSAVAAAAASTSSSSSSSSSSASSSTSQAPASSSSGGGDLPPPQSASQPPGTPQLTLSQPIQLTAQDIQQLLQLQQLVLVPGHHLQPPAQFLLPQAQQSQPGLLPTPNLFQLPQQTQGALLTSQPRAGLPTQPPKCLEPPSHPEEPSDLEELEQFARTFKQRRIKLGFTQGDVGLAMGKLYGNDFSQTTISRFEALNLSFKNMCKLKPLLEKWLNDAETMSVDSSLPSPNQLSSPSLGFDGLPGRRRKKRTSIETNVRFALEKSFLANQKPTSEEILLIAEQLHMEKEVIRVWFCNRRQKEKRINPCSAAPMLPSPGKPASYSPHLVTPQGGAGTLPLSQASSSLSTTVTTLSSAVGTLHPSRTAGGGGAGGGAAPPLNSIPSVTPPPPATTNSTNPSPQGSHSAIGLSGLSPSTGPGLWWNPAPYQP; from the exons AAATAAGAATGTCTAAGCCCCTGGAGGCCGAGAAGCAAGGTCTGGACTCCCCGTCAGAGCACCCAG ACACTGAAAGAAATGGACCAGACACTAACCATCAG AACCCCCAGAATAAGACCTCCCCGTTCTCGGTGTCCCCGACTGGCCCCAGCACCAAG ATCAAGGCTGAAGACCCCAGCGGCGACTCAGCCCCAGCAGCACCCCCGCCCCCGCAGCCGGCTCAGCCACACCTGCCCCAGGCCCAACTCATGTTGACTGGCAGCCAGCTAGCCGGG cTCACGGCGCTGATGCCGGCTCAGCAGCAGCTCCTCCTGCAGCAAGCGCAGGCCCAGCTCCTGGCCGCCGCCGTGCAGCAGTCCAGcgccgtcgccgccgccgccgcctccacctcctcttcttcttcctcctcctcctcctccgcctcctcctcgACCTCGCaggccccagcctcctcctcctccggggGAGGCGACCTGCCACCACCACAGTCTGCCAGCCAGCCCCCGGGGACCCCACAGCTTACCCTGTCCCAGCCCATCCAGCTCACAGCACAG GACATCCAGCAGctcctccagctccagcagcTGGTGCTTGTGCCAGGCCACCACCTCCAGCCACCTGCTCAGTTCCTGCTGCCGCAGGCCCAGCAGAGTCAGCCAG GCCTGCTACCGACGCCAAATCTATTCCAGCTACCTCAGCAAACCCAGGGAGCTCTTCTGACCTCCCAGCCCCGGGCAGGGCTGCCCACACAG CCCCCCAAATGCTTGGAGCCACCATCCCATCCCGAGGAGCCCAGTGATCTGGAGGAGCTGGAGCAGTTCGCTCGCACCTTCAAGCAACGCCGCATCAAGCTGGGTTTCACACAG GGTGACGTGGGCCTGGCCATGGGCAAGCTCTATGGCAACGACTTCAGCCAGACGACCATTTCCCGCTTCGAGGCCCTCAACCTGAGCTTCAAGAACATGTGCAAACTCAAGCCCCTCCTGGAGAAGTGGCTCAATGACGCAG AGACTATGTCTGTGGACTCAAGCCTGCCCAGCCCCAACCAGCTGAGCAGCCCCAGCCTGGGTTTCGATGGGCTCCCCGGCCGGAGACGCAAGAAGAGGACCAGCATCGAGACAAACGTCCGCTTCGCCTTAGAGAAGAGTTTTCTAGCG AACCAGAAGCCTACCTCAGAGGAGATCCTGCTGATCGCAGAGCAGCTGCACATGGAGAAGGAAGTAATCCGCGTCTGGTTCTGCAACCGGCGCCAGAAGGAGAAACGCATCAACCCCTGCAGCGCGGCCCCCATGCTGCCCAGCCCGGGCAAGCCGGCCAGCTACAGCCCCCACCTG gtcACACCACAAGGGGGCGCCGGGACCCTGCCGTTGTCCCAAGCTTCCAGCAGTCTGAGCACAACAG TTACTACCTTATCCTCAGCTGTGGGGACACTCCACCCCAGCCGGACAGCTGGAGGGggtggggccgggggcggggccgcgccCCCCCTCAATTCCATCCCCTCtgtcacccccccacccccggccaccACCAACAGCACAAATCCCAGCCCTCAAGGCAGCCACTCGGCCATCGGTTTGTCGGGCCTGAGCCCCAGCACGGG ccctggccTCTGGTGGAACCCTGCCCCTTACCAGCCTTGA
- the POU2F2 gene encoding POU domain, class 2, transcription factor 2 isoform X5 produces the protein MTQLFPQPCGAGSMVHSSMGAPEIRMSKPLEAEKQGLDSPSEHPDTERNGPDTNHQNPQNKTSPFSVSPTGPSTKIKAEDPSGDSAPAAPPPPQPAQPHLPQAQLMLTGSQLAGLTALMPAQQQLLLQQAQAQLLAAAVQQSSAVAAAAASTSSSSSSSSSSASSSTSQAPASSSSGGGDLPPPQSASQPPGTPQLTLSQPIQLTAQDIQQLLQLQQLVLVPGHHLQPPAQFLLPQAQQSQPGLLPTPNLFQLPQQTQGALLTSQPRAGLPTQAVTRPTLPDPHLSHPQPPKCLEPPSHPEEPSDLEELEQFARTFKQRRIKLGFTQGDVGLAMGKLYGNDFSQTTISRFEALNLSFKNMCKLKPLLEKWLNDAETMSVDSSLPSPNQLSSPSLGFDGLPGRRRKKRTSIETNVRFALEKSFLANQKPTSEEILLIAEQLHMEKEVIRVWFCNRRQKEKRINPCSAAPMLPSPGKPASYSPHLVTPQGGAGTLPLSQASSSLSTTVTTLSSAVGTLHPSRTAGGGGAGGGAAPPLNSIPSVTPPPPATTNSTNPSPQGSHSAIGLSGLSPSTGPGLWWNPAPYQP, from the exons AAATAAGAATGTCTAAGCCCCTGGAGGCCGAGAAGCAAGGTCTGGACTCCCCGTCAGAGCACCCAG ACACTGAAAGAAATGGACCAGACACTAACCATCAG AACCCCCAGAATAAGACCTCCCCGTTCTCGGTGTCCCCGACTGGCCCCAGCACCAAG ATCAAGGCTGAAGACCCCAGCGGCGACTCAGCCCCAGCAGCACCCCCGCCCCCGCAGCCGGCTCAGCCACACCTGCCCCAGGCCCAACTCATGTTGACTGGCAGCCAGCTAGCCGGG cTCACGGCGCTGATGCCGGCTCAGCAGCAGCTCCTCCTGCAGCAAGCGCAGGCCCAGCTCCTGGCCGCCGCCGTGCAGCAGTCCAGcgccgtcgccgccgccgccgcctccacctcctcttcttcttcctcctcctcctcctccgcctcctcctcgACCTCGCaggccccagcctcctcctcctccggggGAGGCGACCTGCCACCACCACAGTCTGCCAGCCAGCCCCCGGGGACCCCACAGCTTACCCTGTCCCAGCCCATCCAGCTCACAGCACAG GACATCCAGCAGctcctccagctccagcagcTGGTGCTTGTGCCAGGCCACCACCTCCAGCCACCTGCTCAGTTCCTGCTGCCGCAGGCCCAGCAGAGTCAGCCAG GCCTGCTACCGACGCCAAATCTATTCCAGCTACCTCAGCAAACCCAGGGAGCTCTTCTGACCTCCCAGCCCCGGGCAGGGCTGCCCACACAG GCCGTGACCCGCCCCACGCTGCCCGATCCGCACCTCTCACACCCGCAGCCCCCCAAATGCTTGGAGCCACCATCCCATCCCGAGGAGCCCAGTGATCTGGAGGAGCTGGAGCAGTTCGCTCGCACCTTCAAGCAACGCCGCATCAAGCTGGGTTTCACACAG GGTGACGTGGGCCTGGCCATGGGCAAGCTCTATGGCAACGACTTCAGCCAGACGACCATTTCCCGCTTCGAGGCCCTCAACCTGAGCTTCAAGAACATGTGCAAACTCAAGCCCCTCCTGGAGAAGTGGCTCAATGACGCAG AGACTATGTCTGTGGACTCAAGCCTGCCCAGCCCCAACCAGCTGAGCAGCCCCAGCCTGGGTTTCGATGGGCTCCCCGGCCGGAGACGCAAGAAGAGGACCAGCATCGAGACAAACGTCCGCTTCGCCTTAGAGAAGAGTTTTCTAGCG AACCAGAAGCCTACCTCAGAGGAGATCCTGCTGATCGCAGAGCAGCTGCACATGGAGAAGGAAGTAATCCGCGTCTGGTTCTGCAACCGGCGCCAGAAGGAGAAACGCATCAACCCCTGCAGCGCGGCCCCCATGCTGCCCAGCCCGGGCAAGCCGGCCAGCTACAGCCCCCACCTG gtcACACCACAAGGGGGCGCCGGGACCCTGCCGTTGTCCCAAGCTTCCAGCAGTCTGAGCACAACAG TTACTACCTTATCCTCAGCTGTGGGGACACTCCACCCCAGCCGGACAGCTGGAGGGggtggggccgggggcggggccgcgccCCCCCTCAATTCCATCCCCTCtgtcacccccccacccccggccaccACCAACAGCACAAATCCCAGCCCTCAAGGCAGCCACTCGGCCATCGGTTTGTCGGGCCTGAGCCCCAGCACGGG ccctggccTCTGGTGGAACCCTGCCCCTTACCAGCCTTGA